The following nucleotide sequence is from Cicer arietinum cultivar CDC Frontier isolate Library 1 chromosome 2, Cicar.CDCFrontier_v2.0, whole genome shotgun sequence.
GTACATTTGCcttgaataattaattttgtttctttgtaGGATTTGACTTTCAAAGCTTTGACTCAAAcatcaattttgaaaataaaatcaatagttatgaaaactaatttttttaaacatttttaacaCAATTTATTTACTGAAAAATTaccaatatttcaaaactaatgttttataaaaagtaattactcttttaaaatacattaataactaaaattcttatatttaaaataataactataattattactataatattttttcaaatattggCATTAATATACTACCATCTTTAGAGAATATttgacattataaaataaataaatataacatcaatactttatattaattactaaatcatattaaatatatataaaatcacaatgtcataacaagtatataaaaataaaggacatTAAACACAATATTATTACTCTCTCAAGATaactatttctaaaataaataactaaaaataaaaaatagttataaatagtTGAAATATACATACTAGTCAAACACACTGAAAAATACTACATTAATAGGGTACGCATTTATACgcgtaaaattacaaaaaatcttattctttaaaatattactaaaatactattatttttagaaaaatatttaaaataataaaataaaatatttattatttatatcacatatttaatataatatgtatcaaactagcacatcataaaaaacaactatataacaaaaataagttacaaagtttattgatatatattctaaaataattataataccaaattaattatttaaaattatatttcactaataaaatactatattataaaatttgaggtgttacataTTTGatctgtttaataaaaaaattagactaagactttttttaaagtctattaatCTATATAGATCACGCTCATGCTTAAAAAAGGTCAGGTCAGATTAAAATAAAGTCTATGGTAAGTCGTTGGTCAGACTCATACCtacaaaattaattgtaagtcaaactcagttttttaaaaatttgatctcACCTATTCTCATCCCCTACATATTACTAACATTAATCACTTTCAAACACTTTTCCGAAAGCAACAAAATTGcaaacaaaatcatatatattttttttataaatattattataaaacttaaaaaatatttttaaagacatattattaaaaaatgtttttttaaatgtttaaaagcaaaaacatatttttttcaaatattattaaattaacttattatattttaaaactaaaaacaatttaactaaacatatattttttttaaatattattaaattattaacaaaaaatactaaaatattaaatacgtaataaaataattttctatttaaaaatatcctttgacactactaaataaatagctcaatttaaaaaaaatatatgagtaactaaataattctattttatatattagaatgaaaataaagatatgatatattttatatgtttaattacctttgtaaacaaaattatatttattttaaaattttaattagttttcatatttttataattttgaatactaatttattaaattatataacaaGACAAAACTACCCTTACGATAAAgtcataaacattttttaaattaattattaatactttatttttaagtttaatatcgaattctattagttatttttatatttatacttgattagatttacatttttatattttaggttatattttataaattgatttatatttatatttaattatatttcaattttatacaaGTAATTGAGTAAATTATTGTTGTTACCATATTTTAATGGTTTATAACCCAATTCATATTAAGAATAAAAGTTTCAACTAAAAAGACTCGATaagataaaattttgaattaacttattatattatattagttcATCAAACACTGAATTTGgataaaattataacttattCTTATAATATATCCTATCTTATTTATTACGAGGATaattttatcttataatatattcatataaaaagtAGTGTCAGGTGACCATTGTATTTGgacaactatatatatatatatatatattaattatattggaTAATTTGATTATGAAACATATAAAcatgatttaaaatttgaatttattatttttgataaattttgtaatttgtaatttattatttttcacgaatttgatttctttttgttGATATGTTAAATGGGGAAAGGAacaatttttattcaaatattttaatgcaCACTAAAACAATTCATTGCTTATACAATCTGAACGCCTCAAATTTCCATTTCAGCAATTCAAATTACATTTTATGATAGATGATTGTGCTTGTAAATGCTATTTAAATGAATCCAAGGAATTAATtgttaacataattaaaaatagacagtcaaaataaaaaaattctttcataTTTATGACCTTAATAATTTAACCAAAATTTGGTGCAAATATTATAGCTATTTCTCTTGCATCATAACTATAAAAAGAGACAACACTAAACTATGGTTTATCATTAAgtcattttgttttataaaatatattctaaaaatatgatccatatattgttatttttcttgTGTTTGGTGTCTAGCATCACTTGCCATCGATTTGATGATATAGTGAAAGATGATTTGGAAATAGagaaatagttaaaaattatcAATAGGTCTCCTGTCAATAATAttcatgtatttcatatttttatgtcTTTGTATTCTTCTCGTTGTTTGATTATGCTTTCTTTTTGTTGAACATGTtcttactaattttttttatttgattttggtaTCTATAGACAAAATTTGGATACATTGTTGATTGTATTGATATTAATAAGCAACCAGCCTTTGATCATCCTTtgttaattaatcataaattgcaGGTTCGCGCTCAATTTAATGACAAGAAATATGaataaacttttaatttctttcaatattaatttttatttttttgttttgttaactTTAGAGAAAACCCaattttcaaaatgaaattCAAAATGACAGTGTAATGATTTCATCAACTAATGCCACATTTGGGCTTGCAAAGGACCAATGTCCAATAGAAACCGTTCCTATTAAAAGGACAACTAAAGAAGATCTCATCCGTGgcaaatcattttttaataatcttATATTTGATGGGAATCCGAATAATCAtgtaaattttcttttattcttatcaattttaaatgctttcactttttattatttttaactatagagtaattataaatcaatttattttatgtataggTTGCATCTATTTCTCTAAGAACAGTAAATCCtacatatttttcttattttggaGTTAGTGGAACAAATAGCATTTATAATGTAAAAGTTGAAAATGATCAATCAAGTTCCTCTGTTATGTGGGTTCGAAATGGAGTTATAGATAACACTAATTTTATCTGCATTGGATGACATGTaagtttcattttatttattgtatattttcatatatactTTTTGTACACAATTATTTATGGATGATATTTCATGAATTGATATTAGGTGGCACCAGAGTTATACGGTGATGATGAAACTCATCTCTATGCACTATGGATGCTAGAAATTGTTTTTAATctcatttttgaattttttttctaacaatTTAGAGTTTGTAAACCTCAAAACAtaactttttcaataaaataattttttggtttAGGAGAATAAATCAtcaattttcatattattattcatttaagATTAATGATGATAACATTActttattttcttcaatattTTACTTAATGTGTTCAACAATGACAGTCagataatttcaaaaataccGGATGCTACAATTTATTATGTTCTGGATTTGTTCAAACAAGCAAAAGTTATTACTTAGGTGCACCTTTTGCCAAAACATCTATCTACGGTGGAGAAATGTTTGAGATCGCAATATCTATTATTCAGGTTATCTCTATGCCTTGAAATTTCTACAATAAgagaacaaaaattatattaaacttatttaattatttttgcaaacaaaaatttttaagaaaatatcatCAGTGAATTTGTATGTAATATGGTTCACAAATGTATCTAGGATCCTATAACAAAAGATTGGTGGATgacaagtgaaaatgaaaatcTTAGATATTTTCCAGCATCTTTATTCTCCAACATGACATCTGCTGATCAAGTAGGGTGGGGCGGTAGAGCAACAACTACTTCGGGCGCTCCTGGTCCTCCAATGGGTTCAGGATACTTTCCTGATGATATATTTAATCAGATCAAGTCTTGCTATGTTGACTTTATTCACTGCCAAACCCTGCTATGTTGATGATGACTGCCATTGATGCACAAGTCATGCTTATTGGTACATCTATTCATGTTTTAACTAAtttgagaaacataaaaacacaattttttaaatcagtcttggtacacattgtgcagaacaaagagacaaatttttgagtttaaaaaaaaaaactaaaagacaaataaaagctcaacaatgaacaaatcaaaacaaataatctAAAATGATGAAGGCATCAAAggtgcagaaaaatgcagatgatgagcaaaaaAACGAAACATCAAACAGGATATTGATGGAGAAGGACAAAGGCAagcaagaaagcaactaaacagataaaaaactctataaatacacccTATCAAATTTCGAAAGAAGGAGGAGGGATATAATATTAATACTGatataaaaaacacataaaaagaaagagaagagaaaGAAACAAAGGGCATCATTGTCGTTCCAACTTCCACCGTGCACCACCGTCTATGTCTTCACCGTGATTGATATTTAGAAAGATATGTATTTTCTCCCTTTATTCATGTttgctttgttttttttaacaaaaaaaaaaaaaaaaactatgttaCAGAAGTTAAAAGTTTGATTATTTGAGAGATAtaagttttgttgttgtgagTAGTGTTTGTTTTGAGATCCatcttttgtgtttttttttgataaatttgcaTTGTGATCCCGTGTTCTGCTTTTCATACtaacatttttttgtttgacttCATAAATATTGCCTATCCTATATTTTTGTTGAACTTGTGATTGACAGTTGTTTCTAACACTGAATTACTATCCTGCTACATGATTGATAGTTACTTTTCCTGCTTTTTCCTACCCCTCACGTTAACAAACAATATATGTATGCATATTTCATCTAATTAGAATTATTTGATTAGAATATTTATATGCCTATTATACTTATAGTTGTATGgccattttatttaattaaaatgatttaaacttatttaatatttagtattaatttttttatttattttaattcttaaaaaggagataaagattagactaagactttttttaatacttgatctgtttaataaaaaaattagactaagactttttttaaagtctattaatCTATATAGATCACGCTCATGCTTAAAAAAGGTCAGGTCAGATTAAAATAAAGTCTATGGTAAGTCGTTGGTCAGACTCatacctaaaaaattaattgtaagtcaaactcagtttttttaaaatttgatctcACCTATTCTCATCCCCTACATATTACTAACATTAATCACTTTCTAACCCAATTCATATTAAGAATAAAAACTTCAACTAAAGAGactgaataaaataaaattttgaattgacttattatattatattagttcatcaaacactaaattcaaataaaataataatttattattattattattatgtctcttattttatttattacgcatataatttatttttataatgtattCGTATAAAAAGTAGTGTGAGTTTTGACCTTATTAGTGGTCATTGTATTTGGacaactatatatatttatagacatatattaattatattgaataatttaattatgaaacATATAAACATGATTTGAAATTTGGGTCATTGTATTAGGacaactatatatatttatagacatatattaattatattgaatAATTTGATTATGAAACATATAAACGTGATTTGAATTAACttattattcaatatatatatatagacatatattaacttattatattatattagttcATCAAACACTGAATTTGgataaaattataacttattCTTATAATATATCCTATCTTATTTATTATGAGGATAATTTATTcttataatatattcatataaaaagtAGTGTCAGGTGACCATTGTATTTGgacaactatatatatatatatatatatatagacatatattaattatattgaatAATTTGATTATGAAACATATAAAcatgatttaaaatttgaatttattatttttgataaattttgtaatttgtaatttttcacgaatttgatttctttttgttGATATGTTAAATGGGGAAAGGAacaatttttattcaaatattttaatgcaCACTAAAACAATTCATTGCTTATACAATCTGAACGCCTCAAATTTCCATTTCAGCAATTCAAATTACATTTTATGATAGATGATTGTGCTTGTAAATGCTATTTAAATGAATCCAAGGAATTAATtgttaacataattaaaaatagacagtcaaaataaaaaaattctttcataTTTATGACCTTAATAATTTAACCAAAATTTGGTGCAAATATTATAGCTATTTCTCTTGCATCATAACTATAAAAAGAGACAACACTAAACTATGATTTATCATTAAgtcattttgttttataaaatatattctaaaaatatgATCCATATATTGTTCTTTTTCTTGTGTTTGGTGTCTAGCATCACTTGCCATCGATTTGATGATATAGTGAAAGATGATTTGGAAATAGAGAAACAgttaaaaattatcaataagTCTCCTGTCAATAGTATTCAtgtatttcataatttttatgtCTATGTATTCTTCTCCTTGTTTGATTATGCTTTCTTTTTGTTGAACATGTtcttactaatttttttatttgattttggtaTCTATAGACAAAATTTGGATACATTGTTGATTGTATTGATATTAATAAGCAACCGGCCTTTGATCATCCTTTgctaattaatcataaattgcaGGTTCGCGCTCAATTTAATGACAAGAAATATGaataaacttttaatttctttcaatattaatttttgtttttgttttgttaacaTTAGAGAAAACCCAGTTTTCAAAATGAAATTCAAAATCACAGTGTAAAGATTTCATCAACTAAGGCCACATTTGGGCTTGCAAAGGACCAATGTCCAATAGAAACCGTTCCTATTAGAAGGACAACTAAAGAAGATCTCATCCGTGgcaaatcattttttaataatcttATATTTGACGGGAATCCAAATAATCAtgtaaattttcttttattcttatcaattttaaatgctttcactttttattatttttaactatagagtaattataaatcaatttattttatgtataggTTGCATCTATTTCTCTAAGAACAGTAGATCCtacatatttttcttattttggaGTTAGTGGAACCAATAGCGTTTATAATGTAAAAGTTGAAAATGATCAATCAAGTTCCTCTGTTATGTGGGTTCGAAATGGAGCTATAGATAACACTAATTTTATCGGCATTGGATGGCATGTAAGTTTCATTTTATTGATtgtatattttcatatatactTTTTGTACACAATTATTTATGGATGATATTTCATAAATTGATATTAGGTGGCACCAGAGTTATACGACGATGATGAAACTCATCTCTATGCACTATGGACGGTAGGAATTGTTTTTAATCtcgtttttgaatttttttctaacAATTTAGAGTTTGTAAACCTCAAAACAtaactttttcaataaaataatttcttgGTTTAGGAGAATAAATCAtcaattttcatattattattcatttaagattaatgatgataatattactttattttcttcaatattTTACATAATGTGTTCAACAATGACAGTCAGATAATTTCAAGAATACCGGATGCTACAATTTATTATGTTCTGGTTTTGTTCAAACAAGCAAAAGTTATTACTTAGGTGCACCTTTTGCCAAAACATCTATCTATGGTGGAGAAATGTTTGAGATCGCAATATCCATTATTCAGGTTATCTCTATGCCTTGAAATTTCTacaataagagaaaaaaattacattaaacttatttaattatttttgcaaacaaaaattttcaagaaaatatcatcAGTGAATTTGTATGTAATATGGTTCACAAATGTATCTAGGATCCTATAACAAAAGATTGGTGGGTgacaagtgaaaatgaaaatcTTGGATATTTTCCAGCATCTTTATTCTCCAACATGACATCTGCTGATCAAGTCGGGTGGGGTGGTAGAGCAACAACTACTTCGGGCGCTCCTGGTCCTCCAATGGGTTCAGGATACTTTCCTGATGATATATTTGATCATGCGAGTTATTTTAGATATATTACATATCAGAATAACTCTAGAAAAAACTTTTCACCAGACAAATTTTTGATACAAAGATTCACTGACAAACCTCAATGTTATAATGCTAAATTCTATGATAATCAAGGAAATGAGATTGGACCTGCGGCTCTCCAATTTGGAGGACCTGGTGGTAATTGTGATGGTTAGGTCATATTataagacttttaaatttaaataaaactttatatttatatcattGTTCATAGGTGCTGCTTGTTTCCTATAAAATCTTGTTTATTGTTACCTTAAATTTGCTTCatgtgttatttattattagtaattgAAACTCAAATATGTAGTAATTGAAATTCACAAACATTGTTTAGATAAGTAGTAGTTGTTAAAACTACTGTCATCGTCAACGTTAGtataaagttgaaaaaaatctaaaactttaaGCTGTTAAAACAATTtgaattagttaataaaaaacatatttgaatAACTAATTCTGTTAATGATCAAAATTTTGTCTTCCTCTTAATATCTTTTATCTCACTTCCTTAGGAACAACATGAAGATAAACATGTTATAATGCTACGCAATCACATTACTTAACAAATTGCTTAGTGACTATGACTAATAGGTCATTGACTAGGTGCCACCAATGTTATTTTCCCATCCACATGCTGATACTGATCATGTGATTTTGTAATTCTAATTCTATTACATTTACACATTGAACTACTTCTAtgtatttatcaaattcatgTGTGAAAATTTCCTATAAATTATACTTATTTGAATTTGAGAACAACATTTTTTATTCCAGTGCATTGAACTTTGAACGCTTCAGCTACTCTAGGAGTGGTTGGTTATTTTTAACAATGCGGCGAGTATAAAAATTGGTGACTTGTTAGCTTTCATTATATGTATCATTTCAATTTTCGGAATGTATTCATTTATCAATTCTGTCTTCACAATAATACTGTACAGCtttcattatatatatcattCCAATTTTTGGGATGTTTTTGTCTATCTATTCTATCTTCTGACAAGAAACATTGAACATAATCCGCAAGCCATGTcctttttatatgatttaagCATGGCACACCACTTATTGTCCTTGAAAATACTTACGACAATAGTTTGTTCGATTCATCCTTCCTCGTTATTAAACTTGTCAACTTAAATGATAAGCACTAACACAATTTCACAAACATTAATACAGTTGCTAGGACTAGGAACATCAATATAGTTGCTAGGATACGAAGCACATATTTTGAAACAGAAACAACAAATAGCTAATATAGAACATATGCCAACCGTTCTTTATTGAGTCattaataatgatataaaaaaaaacgacATGATAGTGGAGCTTTTGACACAAGAAACTGCTTTTTTCTAGATACTGCATAAATACCATATGTGAATTCATAAACAATACTACTTCCAGTTCTTTTTATTAAAGACAGTTAGGTCAATATTAtagatcaaatacatcaatttttgttgacccGATTGTCTTTTATAGAAAGGACAGGAGGGAGTAccatttttatgtatatatcaTTGAGTTCATAAATTATTGAATTTCCAAAACAGGTAACTAACTACATATAAAGACATTTCTTGTGCTTAAAAATACATGCTTACCGATCGCAAGTCCCAACCAGGTAACTTCCCATATATCGAATCCTTGCGTACCCTTTCTTTCTTTGCATCCCAAAGTTCACCAGACAAAGCATCACTGGCCTTAGGAGTAATTCCATTAGCCTGTTAGGAGGAATCATGTCATACTACAACTCTGCAATCTTAAGGCCAAGTAAAAACAAACTTTAGTAATTACGTCTTACCATCGGTTGTGCATCTGATGAGTCTTGGCCAACACCTTTCAAAGGGAGTCCGAGAGGCGCTTCCCCTTTTGCTGCGGCAGCCTACCAAATGTTCAAGTGTTgacaataaaaataagattCAATTTAAGAAaccatttttatatattattacaatGAAGGGGAAAATAAGAGCACAGTAGTTATtttgtccaataagtttattcATTCAGCAGTGATTATTTGTTTCCTTATTGTAACCATAATGAACAAAAGTAAATTTCAACGTTAACTGGTAAGTGCCAACAAAAGCATGAGAGATAAATATGCAACTCGATATAACCCCAAATCGTACCAACATTGgcttatattattaaattaaatgtcatGGTGTTGAAGGTTTTTTGCTACAACACACTATTGGGTAATATCGTTATCCTATGTTCTTCTTATTGTATATGCTATCACATTATATGATCCATGacacaatatattttaaatcttCCATTTACCAGTAATAAGATCGCCACAAAAGAAATTATATTCTAAATTGCTGCATGCTCATAAAGGGTATAACATTACAAATCTTGCATGAAACATCTGAGAAGTTAACCAGTACATTTAAAGGTGCAATGTTCATAAAGCATTGTTAGTAAACCTCTTATCAAGAATGTGCATGTGAGGTGCAATCCCAATACACAAGGTccaatctaatttaattaaatagaataagCATGGCAGTAGGCTTGCCATTCAGTTTTTTATGTTGGTTTTAGGCTTGGGAGAGACTAAGCTCTCTAATTCCTAGAAGATTGATTAGTTTGTAACTTTCCTGTGAGCAGCAGTTTGTATTTCTTATCTTTGTATAAGTATAACCGCATTTGCAGGAAGTTAATCCTCAGAGCAGTGTATTAATACCAGTATTCATATATTCGTCCATTCTATTAGTTAGCCACATATCAAAAGATCTATCAAGCCTCTATTGTACCAACAACCAGATATGAATGCATATGCATTGAAACAGTGTACTTTATTACCTTTACTTCTTCTATTGCCACTGTACTTGGAACACGACGATGTTCCTTCTTCCGAGGTGGTGCTTGATCCTCAATATCTTCCAATCTAACCCCAGGATCAGCTGTCAACACTATTTGTACCCATTCCAGATCACTGTCATGTTCGGCTCCTACTGCTTCACGTACACCCTCTCTATAAGTCTTCCCTGCCTGACCATTATATCATGTTTCCACCGAAAGATTCAAGCtaacaaattttgttttaggcTGAGATACATGAGTCATTGCCTGGTCAATTGCCTCAGCAGTTGATCTGGACATCCTATCATTGCTATTACGGTAAACCTCTTGTGCTGTCCGTAACGGATATTCCCAAGGGGGTGGTTTTTGCAAGAAAGCATCTCCATTTGCCAAAGGAATTCCACCTTGAGAAAGCTTCTGAGAACTGGATGTCTCCTTGAAATTACTATATCAAAAAACATGCAGAAGGAAAATATCAATAATGTGTTTCTCATTTTACAAACTACTAACTCTTCACAATACCAATGAATATTATCCAAATTATACCTTGGCATTTCACATCTCAAAACTTCTAAGCAGATCATGTACGGTGCCTTCTCCCTAGAGTTCAAGAGAACAGCTTCATCTACTGGTATATGAAGCACACGATACATGCCCTTTCCCAGCGGAAAACAGACTCCTAGAAATATATGACGGGCAAGATTCATATAGAAGCAACAGATCCACAAATCATAATCAATGGATAAGTGGTAACTTGATCGGCAAACATAAAAAAGGATACATGTTTACAGTAAATGGACTGCCGGTAAAAACCAAATAAGTAGTTTTAAACATAATTCCTAGATAAGTGAAAAACTGCATCACCGACAGGTTTCTGGGAAATTTCATCATTTTATCTGCATAAAAAGTTCTGCTTCTTGAAAAATAAGCCGTTATTTTGTCATACCTCCAACGGAAGAAGAAAATACACATGCATTGGAATTGGGAAATTTTACCATTTCTTCAGGAGAAAAAACTGCCGCTTAACAACAGGTTGTTTATTGTGTTATACATTGAAAGGAACAGgaaaatatagatataaaaCCTGAGACTAAACCAATAAATGTGGCATTATTGCTACTGAAAAATTCCAGACCacacttctaaaaaaaaaattaacctgCTCATTTGAAATATACAAAGAAGTAGAGAAATTCAAAGCCAAAAGGACTAGGAACCACATGAAGATAAACATGTTATAATGCTACGCAATCACATTACTTAAAATACTAAGAGGTCATTGACTAGGTGCCACCTATGTTATTTTCCTGATACTGATCATGTGATTTTATAATTCTAATTCTATTACATTTACACATCGTTAATGTGCCATGGACGTACAAAGAGAAACTTGGTTCAGCAACCTGCACTTACACATTGTTATTGTGCCATGGAAGTACAAGGAAAAACTTGGTTAGCAGATAAAGATTGTAACCTGCAAATTTTCACAACACAACATCCAATTATAGGTATGTTATGTCAAAAACCA
It contains:
- the LOC113785462 gene encoding protein neprosin-like, translating into IETVPIRRTTKEDLIRGKSFFNNLIFDGNPNNHVASISLRTVDPTYFSYFGVSGTNSVYNVKVENDQSSSSVMWVRNGAIDNTNFIGIGWHVAPELYDDDETHLYALWTSDNFKNTGCYNLLCSGFVQTSKSYYLGAPFAKTSIYGGEMFEIAISIIQDPITKDWWVTSENENLGYFPASLFSNMTSADQVGWGGRATTTSGAPGPPMGSGYFPDDIFDHASYFRYITYQNNSRKNFSPDKFLIQRFTDKPQCYNAKFYDNQGNEIGPAALQFGGPGGNCDG
- the LOC101489572 gene encoding phosphatidylinositol 4-kinase beta 1-like isoform X1 — translated: MNLARHIFLGVCFPLGKGMYRVLHIPVDEAVLLNSREKAPYMICLEVLRCEMPSNFKETSSSQKLSQGGIPLANGDAFLQKPPPWEYPLRTAQEVYRNSNDRMSRSTAEAIDQAMTHVSQPKTKFVSLNLSVET
- the LOC101489572 gene encoding phosphatidylinositol 4-kinase beta 1-like isoform X2; its protein translation is MYRVLHIPVDEAVLLNSREKAPYMICLEVLRCEMPSNFKETSSSQKLSQGGIPLANGDAFLQKPPPWEYPLRTAQEVYRNSNDRMSRSTAEAIDQAMTHVSQPKTKFVSLNLSVET